The following are encoded together in the Acidovorax sp. KKS102 genome:
- a CDS encoding 3-keto-5-aminohexanoate cleavage protein, whose amino-acid sequence MTASPASPATASQWADPLIVTVAPNGAYKQPADHPAVPITPATLATTAKACLDAGAAMLHMHIRDAQGRHSLDVEGYREAQRVVRQAVGEALVIQITSEAAGVYQAPAQIAMVEALQPEAVSIGLREVDKPEIGEAGLQRFFTGLAQRHTMVQVILYDVPDLRRWQALRASGVVPDAPWFLLFVLGRYSAGQTSSPRDLLPFLNAHDGNEPWAVCAFGAAENACVAAAAVYGGHARVGFENNLLCKDGSVAPDNAALVRQAVEAANALGRPLATAADIRQRFGAP is encoded by the coding sequence ATGACCGCATCGCCCGCATCACCTGCTACTGCAAGCCAGTGGGCCGACCCGCTGATCGTGACCGTGGCTCCCAACGGCGCGTACAAACAGCCCGCTGACCACCCAGCCGTGCCCATCACCCCCGCCACGCTGGCGACTACGGCCAAGGCCTGCCTGGATGCGGGCGCGGCCATGCTGCACATGCACATCCGCGATGCGCAGGGGCGCCACAGCCTGGATGTGGAGGGCTACCGCGAGGCCCAGCGCGTGGTGCGCCAGGCCGTGGGCGAAGCCCTGGTCATCCAGATCACCAGCGAAGCCGCAGGCGTGTACCAGGCCCCGGCGCAGATCGCCATGGTGGAGGCGTTGCAGCCTGAGGCCGTCTCCATCGGCCTGCGCGAGGTGGACAAGCCCGAGATTGGCGAAGCCGGACTGCAGCGCTTCTTCACCGGCCTGGCCCAGCGCCACACCATGGTGCAGGTCATCCTGTACGACGTGCCCGACCTGCGGCGCTGGCAGGCCCTGCGCGCCAGTGGCGTGGTGCCGGATGCACCGTGGTTCCTGCTGTTCGTGCTGGGCCGCTACAGCGCGGGCCAGACCTCCAGCCCGCGCGATCTGCTGCCGTTTCTGAACGCCCACGACGGCAATGAGCCCTGGGCGGTATGCGCCTTCGGTGCGGCAGAAAACGCCTGCGTGGCCGCCGCTGCCGTGTATGGCGGCCACGCCCGCGTGGGGTTTGAAAACAACCTGCTGTGCAAGGACGGCAGCGTTGCGCCCGACAACGCCGCACTGGTGCGCCAGGCCGTAGAAGCCGCCAATGCGCTGGGCCGCCCGCTGGCCACCGCCGCCGACATCCGGCAGCGCTTTGGTGCGCCCTGA
- a CDS encoding 3-hydroxyacyl-CoA dehydrogenase family protein, whose translation MDNSSPRNARTVVVGGGTMGADVAVVLARGGAHVTVVDPHTERRNRLLPQIAQELAAAGQATHAGPVQVCASLQEVDWTGVVLVVECITEQLAAKQQLFAELEAVAPANAVLASNSSGFPISAIAQGLVTAQRMLGLHFFMPAHLVPLVEVVLGERSDPALGTWLHAFMRGCGSVPVLVKKDKPGFLANRMQHALSREAFALIDEGIASPEDVDAAVRFGFGFRFLAAGPVLQRDHAGIEVHTAAAATMYPTLSNTDIPAQALRDKVAQGQLGMKTGKGFFDWPEDRKQAERARYDTLLRQGLALLASELPTIERPADTTNTGDRS comes from the coding sequence ATGGACAACAGTTCGCCTCGCAACGCCCGCACGGTGGTGGTGGGCGGAGGCACCATGGGGGCCGATGTGGCCGTGGTCCTGGCGCGCGGGGGCGCCCACGTCACGGTGGTGGACCCGCACACCGAGCGCCGCAACCGGCTGCTGCCCCAGATCGCCCAGGAGCTGGCCGCCGCAGGCCAAGCCACCCATGCAGGCCCAGTGCAGGTATGCGCCTCGCTGCAGGAGGTGGACTGGACCGGCGTGGTGCTGGTGGTCGAATGCATCACCGAGCAGCTGGCTGCCAAGCAGCAACTGTTTGCCGAGCTGGAAGCCGTAGCGCCCGCCAACGCTGTGCTGGCCAGCAACAGCTCGGGCTTTCCCATTAGCGCCATTGCCCAGGGGCTGGTCACGGCGCAGCGCATGCTGGGCCTGCACTTCTTCATGCCCGCGCACCTGGTGCCGCTGGTGGAGGTGGTGCTGGGCGAGCGCAGCGACCCGGCCCTGGGCACCTGGCTGCACGCCTTCATGCGCGGCTGCGGCAGCGTGCCGGTGCTGGTCAAAAAGGACAAGCCCGGCTTTCTGGCCAACCGCATGCAGCATGCGCTCTCGCGCGAGGCGTTTGCCCTCATCGACGAAGGCATTGCCTCGCCGGAGGACGTGGACGCCGCCGTGCGCTTTGGCTTTGGCTTCCGCTTTCTGGCGGCGGGGCCGGTGCTGCAGCGCGACCATGCGGGCATTGAGGTGCACACCGCCGCCGCGGCCACCATGTACCCAACCCTCTCCAACACCGACATACCCGCCCAGGCCCTGCGCGACAAGGTAGCCCAGGGCCAGCTGGGCATGAAAACGGGCAAGGGATTTTTCGACTGGCCCGAAGACCGCAAACAGGCCGAGCGTGCGCGCTACGACACGTTGCTGCGCCAAGGCCTGGCCCTGCTGGCCAGCGAGCTGCCCACCATCGAGCGCCCTGCCGACACCACCAACACAGGAGATCGTTCATGA
- a CDS encoding tripartite tricarboxylate transporter substrate binding protein: MHHRPISSSTARTTRRAVLHAALAIPLALGLAGQAAAQSAATAFPSKTIRFVVPYPPGGPTDLMARMLQPELQSRLGVPVVVDNKGGAGGNTGSAEVAKQAPADGHTLLLAASGPMAVNPSLYASMPFNPLTDLAPVIQLSAFPLVLEVHPSLGVKTLAEFLALAKAGKPVLSFASAGNGTPQHLAGELFNTMAGVKMGHIPYRGAGPALNDLIGGQVNVMFDIVGSSLPHIQAGKLIPLAVTSSERAKVLPNVPTMAEAGIAGYQITGWHGIAVRAGTPQATIDKLNATVNAIFKDPAFRTKWEAIGTPVVAGNAADFGALIKADAQRLGKLVRDAGVTVD; encoded by the coding sequence ATGCACCACCGCCCCATTTCCTCATCCACGGCTCGCACCACCCGCCGCGCCGTGCTGCACGCAGCCCTGGCCATCCCGCTGGCCCTAGGCCTTGCAGGGCAGGCCGCCGCACAGTCGGCCGCTACCGCGTTCCCCAGCAAGACCATCCGCTTTGTAGTGCCCTACCCTCCAGGCGGCCCCACCGACCTGATGGCCCGCATGCTGCAACCCGAGCTGCAAAGCCGCCTGGGCGTGCCCGTGGTGGTGGACAACAAGGGCGGCGCCGGTGGCAACACGGGCAGCGCCGAAGTCGCCAAGCAGGCTCCCGCTGACGGCCACACGCTGCTGCTGGCGGCCAGTGGCCCGATGGCGGTGAACCCCTCGCTTTACGCGAGCATGCCGTTCAACCCGCTGACCGATCTGGCGCCAGTGATCCAGCTCTCTGCCTTTCCGCTGGTGCTGGAGGTGCACCCCTCGCTGGGCGTCAAGACCCTGGCCGAATTTCTGGCCCTGGCCAAGGCGGGCAAGCCGGTGCTCAGCTTTGCGTCGGCCGGCAACGGCACACCGCAGCATCTGGCAGGGGAGCTGTTCAACACCATGGCAGGCGTGAAGATGGGGCACATCCCCTACCGGGGCGCAGGCCCGGCGCTCAACGACCTGATCGGTGGGCAGGTGAACGTGATGTTCGACATCGTCGGCAGCTCGCTGCCCCACATCCAGGCGGGCAAGCTGATCCCGCTGGCCGTTACGTCCAGCGAGCGCGCCAAGGTCCTGCCGAACGTGCCCACGATGGCCGAGGCCGGCATTGCGGGCTACCAGATCACGGGCTGGCACGGCATTGCGGTGCGCGCGGGCACCCCGCAAGCCACCATCGACAAGCTCAATGCCACCGTGAATGCGATCTTCAAGGACCCCGCCTTCCGCACCAAATGGGAAGCCATCGGCACGCCGGTGGTGGCGGGCAACGCCGCCGACTTTGGCGCGCTGATCAAGGCCGACGCGCAGCGCCTGGGCAAGCTGGTGCGCGATGCGGGCGTGACGGTGGATTGA
- a CDS encoding LysR family transcriptional regulator: MKINWSAREVDVFLSLAETLSFRRTALQMHLSQSAVSGTVARLEEMLDVRLFERTTRTVQLTLAGEVFAEQARFLRHQMEETVRRVQEVAQLQVGRVALAALPSLAAGAVPRAFARFAAQYPGVQMELIDSLAGPAFDMVRAGRVDFALTAANPAYADLDYTPLVSDRFVLLLPRTHSLARGRGAVAWADVAELPHISMPAGTSVRQYAQEALLTHRIRFEPHYEVEHLATIAAMVAAGLGVSALPELAAQVVRRPEVVTRALKAPVLHRPIGLITLRGRPLSLAAQAMVALLRQEVEDADRQGA; this comes from the coding sequence ATGAAGATCAATTGGTCCGCCCGCGAGGTGGATGTGTTCCTGTCGCTGGCCGAGACGCTGAGCTTTCGGCGCACGGCTTTGCAGATGCACCTGTCCCAGTCGGCGGTGTCGGGCACGGTGGCGCGGCTGGAGGAGATGCTGGATGTGCGTCTGTTCGAGCGCACCACGCGCACCGTGCAGCTCACGCTGGCGGGTGAGGTGTTTGCCGAGCAGGCGCGTTTTCTGCGCCACCAGATGGAAGAGACCGTGCGCCGCGTGCAGGAGGTGGCGCAGCTGCAGGTGGGCCGCGTTGCGCTGGCGGCGCTGCCGTCGCTGGCAGCCGGGGCCGTGCCACGGGCCTTTGCCCGGTTTGCCGCGCAATACCCAGGCGTGCAGATGGAGCTGATCGACAGCCTGGCAGGCCCGGCGTTTGACATGGTGCGCGCCGGGCGGGTGGACTTTGCTCTCACCGCCGCCAACCCCGCCTATGCCGACCTGGACTACACCCCGCTGGTGTCCGACCGGTTTGTGCTGCTGCTGCCGCGCACGCATTCCTTGGCCCGTGGGCGGGGCGCCGTGGCCTGGGCCGATGTGGCCGAGCTGCCCCACATCTCCATGCCCGCAGGCACCAGCGTGCGGCAGTACGCGCAAGAGGCCCTGCTGACGCACCGCATCCGCTTTGAACCCCACTACGAGGTGGAGCACCTGGCCACCATCGCGGCCATGGTGGCAGCGGGGCTGGGCGTGAGCGCGCTGCCCGAGCTGGCGGCCCAGGTGGTGCGCAGGCCCGAGGTGGTGACGCGCGCGCTCAAGGCGCCCGTGCTGCACCGGCCTATCGGGCTGATCACGCTGCGCGGGCGGCCGTTGTCACTGGCGGCGCAGGCCATGGTGGCGCTGCTGCGGCAGGAGGTGGAAGACGCTGACAGGCAAGGGGCCTGA
- a CDS encoding glyoxylate/hydroxypyruvate reductase A, whose product MKITFCCTDAKPEPWLQGFSAALPGAEISVWQPGAPQADYAVVWAPPQQFMDEQPALKALFNIGAGVDALLKLRLPPQALVVRLDDAGMAVQMAEYVCHAVIRHFRELDGYEADTAAGRWGYRKPRLRSDYPIGVMGLGVLGERVAKALAQFDFPINGWSRSPKAIEGVRAFAGADQFNDFLAASRVLVNLLPLTPDTADVINKDTLARLQPGAYVINVARGAHLVDGDLLAAIDSGHVAGATLDVFRTEPLPAGHPFWTHPRITVTPHTSARTLREESIAQIARKMVALERGEAVAGVVNPGRGY is encoded by the coding sequence ATGAAAATCACCTTTTGCTGTACCGATGCCAAGCCCGAGCCCTGGCTCCAGGGCTTTTCCGCCGCGCTGCCCGGCGCTGAGATTTCTGTGTGGCAGCCCGGCGCTCCCCAGGCCGACTATGCCGTCGTCTGGGCCCCGCCCCAGCAGTTCATGGACGAGCAGCCCGCGCTCAAGGCCCTGTTCAACATCGGTGCGGGGGTGGATGCCCTGCTCAAGCTGCGCCTGCCGCCCCAGGCCCTGGTGGTGCGCCTGGACGACGCGGGCATGGCTGTGCAGATGGCCGAATATGTGTGCCATGCGGTCATCCGCCACTTCCGCGAGTTGGACGGCTACGAGGCCGACACGGCCGCCGGGCGCTGGGGTTACCGCAAGCCGCGCCTGCGCAGCGACTACCCCATCGGCGTGATGGGCCTGGGCGTGCTGGGTGAGCGCGTGGCCAAGGCGCTGGCGCAGTTTGACTTTCCGATCAACGGCTGGAGCCGCAGCCCCAAGGCCATTGAGGGTGTGCGCGCGTTTGCGGGGGCGGACCAGTTCAACGATTTTCTGGCCGCAAGCCGCGTTCTGGTCAATCTGCTGCCCCTCACGCCCGACACCGCCGACGTGATCAATAAGGACACGCTGGCCCGGCTGCAGCCCGGCGCCTACGTCATCAACGTGGCGCGCGGAGCGCATCTGGTGGACGGGGATTTGCTGGCCGCGATCGACAGCGGGCATGTGGCGGGCGCCACGCTGGATGTTTTCCGCACTGAGCCGCTGCCCGCGGGCCACCCTTTCTGGACGCACCCCCGCATCACCGTCACGCCACACACCTCGGCGCGCACGTTGCGTGAGGAAAGCATCGCCCAGATCGCGCGCAAGATGGTGGCGCTGGAGCGGGGCGAGGCCGTGGCCGGAGTGGTGAACCCGGGGCGCGGCTACTGA